From the genome of Fundulus heteroclitus isolate FHET01 chromosome 9, MU-UCD_Fhet_4.1, whole genome shotgun sequence, one region includes:
- the dmap1 gene encoding DNA methyltransferase 1-associated protein 1: protein MATGADVRDILELGGTDNDGPISKKDLINSDKKKSKKATETLTFKRPEGMHREVYALLYSDKKDAPPLLPSDTTQGYRTVKAKLGCKKVRPWKWMPFTNPARKDGAIFHHWRRMAEEGKDYPFARFNKTVQVPVYSEQEYQMHLHDDGWTKGETDHLFDLCKRFDLRFVVIHDRYDYQQYRKRSIEDLKERYYNICGKLTKVRAASGTEPKIYIFDAGHERRRKEQLEKLFNRTPEQVAEEEYLIQELRKIENRKKEREKKAQDLQKLIKAADTTTELRRAEKRVSKKKLPQKRDTEKPAVPETAGIKFPDFKSSGVTLRSQRMKLPSSVGQKKIKAIEQILAEQGVDLNPMPTEEIVQMFNELRSDLVLLYELKQAHSNCEYEQQMLRHRYEALLKAGSGAGSGGTTGGGGGIAGVPQGGDLGALNITASSTPGAEAQSWPSIDDIKVEAKEQIIDVVGAPLTPNSRKRRESASSSSSIKKAKKP from the exons ATGGCCACCGGTGCTGATGTTCGGGATATCCTGGAGCTTGGCGGAACGGACAACGATGGTCCCATCAGTAAGAAAGATCTCATCAACTCGGATAAG AAAAAATCCAAGAAAGCGACCGAGACGCTAACCTTCAAGAGACCAGAGGGAATGCACAGAGAGGTTTATGCTCTGCTTTATTCGGATAAGAA AGATGCACCCCCCCTGTTGCCTAGCGATACCACTCAGGGTTACAGGACGGTCAAAGCCAAGCTGGGCTGTAAAAAGGTTCGCCCCTGGAAGTGGATGCCTTTCACCAATCCAGCTCGCAAAGACGGGGCCATATTCCACCACTGGAGACGGATGGCCGAGGAGGGAAAGGACTACCCTTTTGCCCGTTTTAACAAG ACGGTGCAAGTGCCAGTGTATTCAGAGCAAGAGTATCAAATGCATCTTCACGACGACGGCTGGACCAAAGGAGAGACAGACCACCTGTTTGACCTGTGCAAGCGCTTCGACCTGCGCTTCGTGGTCATCCACGATCGCTATGACTACCAGCAATACAGA AAACGCTCCATAGAGGACCTGAAAGAACGATATTATAATATTTGTGGTAAGCTGACCAAGGTGCGTGCAGCGTCGGGGACTGAGCCCAAGATCTACATCTTTGATGCTGGCCATGAAAGGCGCCGCAAGGAGCAACTGGAGAAGCTCTTTAATCGCACACCCGAGCAA GTGGCAGAAGAGGAGTATCTTATCCAGGAGCTGAGGAAGATTGAGAATAGGAAGAAGGAGCGCGAGAAGAAAGCCCAGGACCTGCAGAAGCTCATCAAAGCAGCCGACACGACGACGGAGCTGAGGCGAGCTGAAAAGAGAGTCTCCAAGAAGAAGCTCCCCCAAAAAAGAGATACGGAAAAACCA gcgGTTCCAGAGACGGCCGGCATCAAGTTTCCTGACTTCAAGTCGTCAGGCGTCACTCTGCGCAGTCAGAGG ATGAAACTGCCAAGCTCTGTTGGCCAGAAGAAGATCAAGGCCATTGAGCAGATCCTGGCAGAGCAAGGAGTGG ATCTGAACCCGATGCCCACAGAGGAGATTGTGCAGATGTTCAATGAACTTCGTAGTGACCTCGTGCTCCTGTACGAGCTGAAGCAGGCCCACAGTAACTGTGAATATGAGCAACAGATGCTACGTCATCGTTATGAAGCCCTGCTTAAAGCTGGCAGTGGGGCTGGAAGTGGTGGAACCACGGGAGGAGGCGGAGGGATTGCTGGAGTCCCACAGGGGGGGGATCTCGGTGCCTTGAACATTACTGCATCATCCACTCCAGGCGCAGAAGCACAGTCATGGCCCAGCATAGATGATATCAAGGTGGAAGCCAAGGAGCAGATCATTGATGTTGTTGGAGCGCCACTTACTCCCAACTCG CGCAAGCGGAGAGAATCTGCTTCCAGCTCATCTTCGATAAAAAAGGCCAAGAAGCCCTGA